The following are encoded in a window of Chloracidobacterium sp. genomic DNA:
- a CDS encoding TlpA family protein disulfide reductase, giving the protein MRIGTPLPSLDGATEWRNGTVTADDLRGAPVLIHFWAVSCGICSKQMPQINAWREMLAEKGVRLVSVHMPRYEADTDTAAVDAAIAKYGLTQPCAIDNLHRIADAFGNEFVPAFYLFDAEGKLRSFSAGENAARLVQPALERLLNQPASNG; this is encoded by the coding sequence ATGCGGATTGGAACACCGCTGCCGTCGCTGGACGGTGCCACCGAATGGCGCAACGGGACCGTCACGGCCGATGATCTCCGCGGAGCGCCAGTGTTGATTCACTTCTGGGCCGTCAGCTGCGGCATTTGCTCCAAACAAATGCCCCAGATCAATGCTTGGCGTGAGATGCTCGCCGAGAAAGGGGTGCGGTTGGTGAGCGTTCACATGCCACGCTATGAAGCCGATACTGACACAGCCGCTGTGGACGCCGCTATCGCCAAGTACGGTCTCACTCAGCCTTGCGCCATTGACAATCTCCACCGCATCGCTGACGCCTTTGGCAACGAGTTTGTCCCGGCGTTTTACCTCTTTGACGCCGAGGGCAAACTCAGAAGCTTCTCCGCCGGTGAAAACGCCGCGCGGTTGGTACAGCCGGCGCTGGAGCGTTTGCTCAACCAGCCTGCTTCCAACGGCTGA
- a CDS encoding PEGA domain-containing protein, which produces MNVYPKTPVAARPHPRPPRATLPSRRAVKQWLYGLGMLFALILGGALLLFFSKPTVIVITNVSGATVYLNGEPRGATNQLNRFSIPSVPPGRHVIRLTHPEYLDAEQAVTVEYGFRPTKINIPLRSALFTLTVQTEPMTTVRLDGVQVGETDLQTGVLAVPRVRVGGHQISLQRAGYLPVATAFDMPEGDYRLTLPLYLDLNGYWKGVVQDPAAGKPTDFILSLGQTGTALSGLWEEPPTTSTKPPRAFPVTGRLLDNQRLTLERKNEAGRVLTFEAQVSTTGRDLVGVWRDGQRTGAWSGSRTETKPSFTPVTAALPAPPITLEPGPRLTNPPPLSSPAGVSPPDIPPAEASVVSPLARAQALYEQRRYDEALAQCDAILKQDPKNTAARHLKRRIQTSLEILKSPPDAAKPATP; this is translated from the coding sequence ATGAACGTTTACCCAAAAACACCCGTAGCTGCACGCCCCCACCCCCGCCCACCTCGCGCGACCCTTCCCAGCCGCCGCGCCGTCAAACAATGGCTCTATGGGCTGGGAATGCTTTTCGCTCTTATCCTCGGCGGCGCGTTGCTTCTGTTCTTCTCCAAACCAACTGTCATCGTCATCACCAACGTCAGCGGCGCCACCGTTTACCTCAACGGCGAACCGCGCGGCGCCACCAACCAGCTGAACCGCTTTTCCATTCCCAGCGTTCCCCCCGGCCGGCATGTCATCCGCCTTACGCACCCTGAGTACCTAGACGCCGAACAGGCCGTTACCGTTGAGTATGGCTTCCGCCCCACCAAAATCAACATCCCACTTCGCTCCGCCCTCTTTACACTCACTGTTCAGACGGAACCGATGACGACGGTGCGGCTGGACGGCGTGCAAGTCGGCGAAACCGACCTGCAAACTGGCGTTCTCGCTGTCCCCCGCGTGCGGGTGGGCGGCCACCAAATCTCGCTCCAACGCGCCGGCTACCTGCCCGTCGCCACCGCTTTCGACATGCCGGAAGGCGACTACCGCCTCACACTGCCGCTCTATCTTGACCTCAACGGCTACTGGAAAGGCGTCGTACAGGACCCCGCCGCCGGTAAGCCCACTGACTTCATCCTCAGCCTTGGCCAAACTGGCACTGCCCTCTCAGGGCTGTGGGAAGAACCGCCTACTACCTCGACCAAACCGCCCAGAGCCTTCCCTGTCACCGGACGGCTGCTCGACAATCAGCGCCTGACGCTCGAACGGAAAAACGAAGCCGGCCGAGTGTTGACCTTTGAAGCCCAGGTCTCTACCACCGGACGCGATTTAGTCGGCGTCTGGCGTGACGGTCAACGCACTGGCGCTTGGAGCGGCAGCCGGACGGAAACCAAGCCTTCCTTCACGCCGGTAACCGCCGCCCTCCCAGCGCCGCCAATCACGTTAGAGCCGGGGCCACGCCTGACTAACCCACCACCCCTGTCTTCTCCAGCCGGTGTTTCGCCGCCGGACATCCCACCGGCGGAAGCCAGCGTCGTTTCACCACTGGCGCGCGCCCAAGCGCTCTACGAACAACGCCGTTACGATGAAGCCTTGGCGCAATGCGACGCTATCCTCAAGCAGGACCCAAAAAACACTGCCGCCCGCCACCTCAAGCGGCGGATTCAAACATCGCTGGAAATTCTCAAGTCACCGCCGGACGCCGCCAAACCGGCGACGCCGTGA
- a CDS encoding radical SAM protein has translation MRFCDAFRPIVRRYREARMVVRGILDRWHPVLVHLVPIRRCNLACAYCNEYDAVSNPIPLDEMLRRIDKLAALGSSIVAFSGGEPMLHPGLYAMIRHIRAHGMMAGLISNGYYLTRERIEQLNEAGLEYLQISIDNVQPDEVSQKSLKVLDRRLVDLHHYARFEVSINSVIGGGIRRPEDAVTVAKRAAELGFAVSCGIIHDHRGALKPLSPAELRAYQEVKRIGKTGYSMIHTFQDNLAHGRPNTWKCRAGARYLYVCEDGLVHYCSQQRGYPGIPLANYTKDDLRREYAAPKPCAPFCTIACVHRTSMMDFWRDPQNQQAPATVQT, from the coding sequence ATGAGGTTTTGTGACGCCTTTCGCCCCATTGTTCGCCGCTACCGTGAGGCCCGGATGGTTGTCCGGGGCATCTTGGACCGTTGGCATCCGGTTTTGGTGCATCTTGTCCCGATTCGCCGATGTAACCTGGCCTGCGCCTACTGCAACGAATACGACGCCGTCTCTAACCCTATTCCACTCGACGAGATGCTGCGCCGGATCGATAAGCTCGCCGCACTCGGCAGCTCAATCGTTGCGTTTAGCGGTGGTGAGCCCATGCTGCATCCCGGCCTCTACGCCATGATTCGGCACATCCGCGCCCATGGGATGATGGCCGGCCTGATCAGCAACGGCTACTACCTCACCCGCGAGCGCATCGAGCAACTCAACGAAGCCGGGCTAGAATATTTGCAAATCAGCATTGACAATGTTCAGCCGGATGAAGTTTCCCAGAAAAGCCTCAAGGTGCTCGACCGCCGGCTGGTCGACTTGCATCACTATGCGCGTTTTGAGGTCAGCATTAACTCTGTCATCGGCGGCGGCATCCGCCGGCCCGAAGACGCTGTGACGGTCGCCAAACGCGCCGCCGAGCTCGGCTTTGCCGTCTCCTGCGGCATCATCCACGACCACCGAGGCGCACTCAAACCTCTCTCGCCTGCTGAATTGCGCGCTTACCAAGAAGTCAAACGCATTGGCAAGACAGGCTACTCAATGATTCACACGTTTCAGGATAACCTCGCCCACGGGCGGCCGAACACGTGGAAGTGCCGGGCCGGGGCGCGCTACCTGTACGTCTGTGAAGACGGCTTGGTGCACTACTGTTCGCAACAGCGCGGTTATCCGGGCATTCCACTCGCTAACTACACCAAGGACGATCTCCGCCGCGAGTACGCTGCGCCGAAACCCTGTGCGCCGTTTTGCACCATCGCCTGCGTCCATCGAACTTCAATGATGGATTTCTGGCGCGATCCCCAGAATCAGCAGGCGCCGGCTACCGTCCAAACCTGA
- a CDS encoding acyl-CoA thioesterase: protein MPLPRSDFTFMHTLRVRWAEVDAQGIVFNGHYLTYFDVGITEYWRAAGLRYPDAFATADTDLFLVKATLEYRAPARFDDLLDIAVRCTRLGRSSMTYALAVYRQDICLTNGELIYVHANPHTRTAQPLPDVVRNALCRFDPSLATAPQL from the coding sequence ATGCCCCTGCCCCGCTCAGATTTCACCTTCATGCATACGCTGCGCGTCCGCTGGGCCGAAGTGGACGCCCAAGGCATCGTCTTCAACGGCCACTACCTGACCTATTTTGACGTAGGCATTACAGAGTACTGGCGCGCAGCCGGTCTGCGCTACCCTGACGCCTTCGCCACCGCTGATACCGACCTCTTTTTGGTCAAGGCGACGCTTGAATACCGCGCCCCGGCCCGCTTTGATGACTTACTCGACATCGCTGTCCGGTGCACACGCCTCGGCCGCTCCAGTATGACCTACGCCCTCGCCGTGTACCGTCAGGACATCTGCCTGACCAACGGTGAACTGATCTACGTCCACGCCAACCCCCACACCCGCACCGCCCAGCCGCTCCCAGATGTTGTTCGCAACGCCCTGTGCCGGTTCGACCCCAGCCTTGCTACCGCCCCACAGCTATGA
- a CDS encoding MBL fold metallo-hydrolase has product MRFTILASGSTGNAALIETTRTAVLLDAGLSARALVQRMTALGFDPTRLAAIVVTHEHTDHIAGLSVIARRLNLPVFIASDARRNLRLPEKDAAAIRWADPLTAEQPIVIGDLTLTPIAVPHDAAEPFIFTATAGGVKLAVVTDLGYIPPHVARRLTGCHALVLEANHDRDLLRAGPYPWELKQRVAGRLGHLSNDEMARFLREDFDGDAAYIILAHLSRHNNHPDLARLAALQALDGVRPHRDWEAVVAVAPPDGLPHWYTL; this is encoded by the coding sequence ATGCGGTTCACTATTCTTGCTAGTGGCAGCACCGGCAACGCCGCCCTGATTGAAACCACCCGCACGGCCGTTCTCCTCGACGCCGGCCTGTCCGCCCGCGCCCTCGTCCAGCGCATGACCGCCCTTGGCTTTGATCCGACCCGCCTCGCCGCCATCGTCGTCACCCACGAACACACCGACCACATCGCTGGACTGTCGGTCATCGCACGCCGCCTGAACCTTCCGGTCTTTATCGCTTCAGACGCCCGGCGCAACCTGCGCCTACCGGAAAAAGACGCCGCCGCCATTCGCTGGGCCGACCCGCTGACGGCCGAACAGCCGATTGTCATCGGCGACCTCACTCTCACCCCCATCGCTGTCCCCCACGACGCCGCCGAACCCTTCATCTTCACAGCGACTGCCGGCGGCGTCAAACTCGCCGTCGTTACCGATCTCGGCTACATCCCGCCCCACGTCGCCCGCCGCCTAACCGGCTGCCACGCCCTCGTCCTTGAAGCCAACCACGACCGCGACCTACTCCGCGCCGGCCCGTACCCATGGGAACTCAAGCAGCGCGTCGCCGGACGGCTCGGCCATCTTTCCAACGATGAAATGGCCCGCTTTCTACGCGAGGACTTCGACGGCGACGCCGCCTACATCATCCTGGCGCACCTTAGCCGCCACAACAACCACCCCGACCTAGCCCGTCTGGCCGCGCTTCAGGCGCTGGACGGCGTCCGACCGCACCGCGATTGGGAAGCGGTTGTCGCCGTCGCCCCGCCCGACGGTCTGCCACACTGGTACACCCTGTAA
- a CDS encoding DUF4388 domain-containing protein: MSETIPTQPPAADAAPSSPPPSPLSGHLTAVGVPDLIRRAYSERFTGELLLKRGEEQKQIYFETGNIVFASSNQPEDRIGAALLRQGLITQADFDRVLAQAAEGKRFGQALVEAGLMSQRDLITNITFQILDIIYSVFNWTTGAFEFIAGEQRVADELKLNLTTASIILEGVRRIEDFGIIRRGLGDLNRFIAPSSSPLLRLQTMTLKPFERQLLELITQPLDLLHILVAVSAPPAATLKALFGLIAAGVLEQTEPPTVSRDTGKLEIPAALRPVIPLASTAAVSQATPAYSPDYTTLRVQLDDLWARIRLNNPYAILNVPAGAPLEDLTAAYLRLADRFHPDRFLTAPTPLRREIDEVFRRIAQSYEYLRQQSLQTRPPRPTVRFAATPSFARVTGAYPAATTGPLPPPPTPGDANSPPPARPAAQRRPNPVKPTGDPDVDAAIDDLLAYLDDQKAPLVVGDSLSRLLRTEPPFVLPRERVAEIVAGWAYNEASRRNRPLNEMLLTALEDIRHAEQARVLTAFNPEVFYEAFVADLLPFCPPDEQELLQLKLGSLREFLRHS; this comes from the coding sequence ATGTCTGAAACCATACCGACTCAGCCGCCAGCCGCCGACGCTGCACCGTCCTCTCCACCGCCAAGCCCCCTCTCCGGCCATCTTACCGCCGTCGGCGTCCCCGATCTGATCCGCCGCGCCTACAGTGAACGCTTCACCGGCGAACTGCTTCTCAAACGCGGCGAGGAACAAAAGCAAATTTACTTTGAGACCGGCAACATCGTTTTTGCCTCGAGTAATCAACCTGAAGACCGCATCGGCGCGGCCCTCCTGCGGCAGGGACTGATCACGCAAGCCGACTTTGACCGCGTACTAGCGCAGGCCGCCGAAGGCAAACGTTTCGGTCAGGCGCTTGTCGAAGCCGGACTGATGTCCCAACGCGACCTCATCACGAACATCACCTTTCAAATCCTTGACATTATTTACTCGGTCTTCAACTGGACGACCGGCGCGTTTGAATTCATCGCCGGCGAACAGCGCGTCGCGGACGAACTCAAGCTTAACCTCACCACCGCCAGCATCATCCTAGAAGGCGTCCGTCGGATTGAGGACTTCGGTATTATCCGGCGCGGCCTCGGCGACCTCAACCGCTTTATCGCGCCCTCGTCGTCGCCGCTGCTGCGCCTGCAAACCATGACGCTTAAGCCGTTTGAGCGCCAACTGCTAGAACTCATCACCCAGCCGCTTGACCTGCTGCACATTCTGGTAGCGGTCAGCGCGCCGCCAGCCGCCACCCTCAAGGCGTTGTTCGGCCTCATCGCCGCCGGTGTTCTCGAACAAACCGAGCCACCGACTGTCTCCCGTGATACGGGCAAGCTCGAAATCCCGGCGGCGTTGCGCCCGGTCATTCCCCTTGCATCAACGGCCGCCGTCTCGCAAGCGACCCCGGCCTACAGCCCAGACTACACCACTCTGCGCGTCCAACTGGATGATCTCTGGGCGCGCATCCGCCTCAACAACCCTTACGCCATTCTTAATGTCCCCGCCGGCGCACCCCTTGAGGACCTGACGGCGGCCTATCTCCGCCTAGCCGACCGCTTTCACCCGGACCGTTTTCTGACAGCGCCGACGCCGCTCCGCCGCGAAATTGATGAAGTCTTCCGGCGCATTGCGCAAAGCTACGAATACCTGCGTCAGCAGTCGCTTCAGACGCGACCGCCGCGCCCAACAGTCCGCTTCGCCGCCACGCCAAGCTTCGCCCGTGTCACCGGCGCATACCCGGCGGCAACGACCGGCCCGCTGCCCCCACCGCCGACCCCCGGCGACGCTAACTCGCCGCCGCCAGCGCGTCCGGCCGCCCAACGGCGTCCCAATCCAGTCAAACCCACCGGCGACCCTGACGTGGACGCTGCCATTGACGATCTTTTGGCGTACCTTGATGACCAAAAAGCGCCGCTCGTCGTCGGTGATTCGCTGTCGCGCCTGCTGCGCACCGAACCACCCTTTGTGCTGCCTCGTGAGCGCGTGGCGGAAATCGTCGCCGGCTGGGCCTACAACGAAGCCAGCCGGCGCAACCGTCCCCTGAACGAAATGCTTCTGACCGCTCTGGAGGATATTCGCCACGCCGAACAAGCGCGCGTTCTGACGGCCTTCAACCCGGAGGTCTTCTACGAAGCGTTTGTCGCCGACCTGCTGCCGTTCTGCCCGCCTGACGAACAGGAATTGCTCCAACTCAAGCTCGGCAGTTTGCGGGAGTTTTTACGTCATTCGTGA
- a CDS encoding peroxiredoxin — protein sequence MLQVGQPAPSFDMASTKDLTTLQERVKLEDYRGKWLVLFFYPLDFTFVCPTEVTAFSDRLEEFHALNAEVVAVSTDSVYSHKAWIETPREKNGVAGLKYPLASDITKEVSRNYGVLIENEGVALRGLFIIDPEGILQYQVVHSLNIGRSVDEVLRVLQALQSGGRCPANWKPGQPNI from the coding sequence ATGCTGCAAGTTGGTCAACCGGCGCCGAGCTTTGATATGGCGTCTACGAAAGACCTGACCACGCTCCAAGAGCGGGTCAAGCTCGAAGATTACCGTGGCAAGTGGCTCGTGCTGTTTTTCTACCCACTTGACTTCACTTTCGTTTGCCCGACGGAAGTCACGGCGTTCAGCGACCGTTTGGAAGAGTTCCATGCGCTCAACGCCGAGGTGGTCGCCGTCAGCACCGACAGTGTGTACTCCCACAAGGCCTGGATCGAGACGCCACGCGAGAAAAACGGCGTCGCCGGTCTGAAGTACCCCCTCGCCAGCGACATCACTAAGGAGGTCAGCCGCAACTACGGCGTTCTGATAGAGAACGAAGGTGTCGCGCTGCGCGGCCTATTCATCATTGACCCGGAAGGCATCCTCCAATACCAAGTTGTACACTCGCTCAACATCGGCCGGAGCGTAGACGAGGTGCTGCGTGTCCTGCAGGCGCTGCAATCCGGCGGCCGTTGCCCTGCCAACTGGAAGCCGGGCCAGCCGAACATCTAA
- the uvrA gene encoding excinuclease ABC subunit UvrA, whose product MQPLEIVNAHEHNLQNLTLTIPPRSLTVFTGVSGSGKSSLAFDTIYAESQRRYIESFTAYARQFLAKLERPAVDAIRGLSPAIAVEQKTVSRSPRSTVGTATEIYDYLRLLYAAIGIPHCPTCGTPIRRQAPEAIAAWAMGQPIGTKLMVLAPLARQRKGAFKRELAVALKRGFPRARIDGVICELDEGEIQLDKRKAHDVEVIVDRLVVKPGSEERLRAAVQAATELANGLVVLSLSNGEEVLFSLRLACPDCGMSLPDPEPRSFSFNSRFGACEQCNGLGAVTEIVPEAIVSDPGQPLGDLAFRVSDRQAVSVLRAALQAVARRHQVSLETAFRDAPPEMRRAFLYGTTEKLVFQHGENAYRTRWVGVANYLKGRLEVGRAARLRADVEQLTQTTVCSACGGARLRPEARAVTVQGRPIAALTQLPLTELEAWVRSLRLTAREAQVAAGVLHEIQTRLRFLIEIGLGYLTLDRPTSSLSGGESQRVQLATQLGAPLRGVLYVLDEPSVGLHPRDNQRLLASLERLRDAGNTVIVVEHDEATIRRADWVVDLGPGAGRHGGRLVAAGPPEAIMAAPESVTGRYLIGAATVARHRTRRTPSRGYVTVIGASHNNLRDLTVRFPIGLLTVVTGVSGAGKSSLVIDTLYRALSRTGQREGPPGAHRRIEGAEAFDKVIEIDQSPIGRTPRSNPATYTGVFTPIRELYASLPEAKARGYRAGRFSFNVKGGRCEACEGDGLKRIEMAFLPDVYVPCEVCRGRRYNRETLQVKYHGRNIAETLDLTIEEALTVFAAWPAITRKLQTLVEVGLGYVTLGQAATTLSGGEAQRLKLACELARRATGRTLYILDEPTTGLHFEDVRRLLEVLHALIDQGNTVIVIEHHTDVMWAADWIIDLGPEGGTEGGQLVGEGPPETIARLATATGAALAAAAKAPGLGGR is encoded by the coding sequence ATGCAACCCCTGGAAATTGTCAACGCCCACGAGCACAACCTACAAAACCTGACGCTCACCATCCCACCACGCTCCCTAACGGTTTTTACCGGCGTCAGTGGATCAGGCAAATCCTCACTAGCTTTCGACACGATTTATGCTGAAAGCCAGCGCCGCTACATTGAATCGTTCACAGCCTACGCACGGCAGTTCCTAGCCAAGCTGGAGCGTCCGGCGGTCGACGCCATTCGCGGACTCAGCCCTGCCATCGCCGTTGAACAAAAAACCGTCAGCCGTAGCCCGCGCTCGACGGTTGGCACGGCGACAGAGATTTACGACTACCTGCGGCTACTCTACGCGGCGATTGGGATACCGCACTGCCCAACCTGTGGGACGCCGATTCGCCGGCAGGCGCCGGAAGCGATTGCCGCGTGGGCGATGGGGCAACCAATTGGGACAAAGCTAATGGTCCTTGCGCCTTTGGCCCGGCAGCGCAAGGGTGCGTTCAAACGAGAACTGGCGGTGGCGCTCAAGCGGGGTTTTCCGCGGGCGCGAATTGACGGCGTGATCTGTGAACTGGATGAAGGAGAGATTCAACTCGACAAGCGCAAAGCCCACGATGTTGAAGTGATTGTTGACCGGCTGGTGGTCAAGCCGGGGAGTGAGGAACGATTACGGGCGGCGGTTCAGGCAGCGACCGAACTGGCCAACGGTTTGGTTGTGCTCTCCCTCAGCAACGGCGAGGAGGTGTTGTTTTCACTCCGGCTGGCTTGCCCGGATTGTGGGATGAGCCTCCCCGATCCCGAACCACGCTCATTTTCCTTCAACAGCCGCTTCGGAGCCTGTGAGCAGTGCAATGGGCTGGGCGCCGTGACGGAGATTGTTCCAGAGGCGATTGTAAGCGATCCCGGCCAACCACTCGGTGACTTAGCGTTTAGGGTCAGCGACCGCCAAGCGGTCAGCGTGTTGCGGGCGGCGCTTCAGGCGGTAGCGCGCCGCCATCAAGTTTCGCTTGAGACGGCTTTCCGTGACGCGCCGCCTGAGATGCGGCGGGCGTTTCTCTACGGCACAACGGAAAAACTTGTTTTTCAGCATGGCGAGAACGCCTACCGTACGCGGTGGGTTGGCGTTGCTAACTACCTCAAGGGGCGGCTTGAGGTAGGGCGCGCGGCACGCTTACGGGCGGACGTGGAGCAGTTGACACAAACGACGGTGTGTTCGGCCTGCGGTGGAGCGCGGCTGCGGCCGGAGGCGCGGGCGGTGACGGTGCAGGGGCGGCCGATTGCGGCACTGACCCAACTGCCGCTGACGGAACTGGAAGCGTGGGTGCGCAGCCTGCGCTTGACGGCACGGGAAGCGCAAGTTGCCGCTGGCGTCCTCCACGAAATCCAGACGCGACTGCGATTTCTGATTGAGATCGGTCTTGGCTATCTGACGCTCGACCGTCCAACCAGCTCACTTTCCGGTGGCGAGAGCCAGCGTGTGCAGCTCGCGACTCAGCTTGGCGCGCCGCTCCGAGGGGTGCTGTATGTTTTGGACGAGCCGAGCGTCGGTCTGCACCCGCGCGACAACCAACGCTTGCTGGCGTCACTGGAGCGCCTACGCGACGCCGGCAACACCGTCATTGTCGTCGAGCATGATGAGGCCACCATTCGTCGGGCGGACTGGGTGGTTGACCTCGGCCCGGGTGCAGGCCGACATGGCGGGCGACTGGTTGCCGCCGGTCCTCCGGAAGCTATCATGGCTGCGCCGGAATCCGTCACTGGGCGCTATCTGATTGGCGCTGCGACGGTTGCCCGGCATCGGACGCGGCGCACCCCCAGCCGGGGTTATGTGACGGTGATTGGCGCTTCCCACAACAACCTCCGTGACCTCACAGTCCGCTTCCCGATTGGGTTACTGACCGTTGTCACCGGCGTTAGCGGCGCCGGCAAGTCGTCGTTGGTGATTGACACGCTCTACCGTGCGCTGAGTCGGACGGGACAACGTGAAGGGCCGCCGGGCGCACACCGCCGGATTGAGGGCGCAGAGGCATTTGACAAGGTCATCGAGATTGACCAGTCGCCCATTGGTCGCACCCCACGCTCGAACCCAGCGACCTACACAGGAGTTTTCACACCGATTCGGGAACTTTACGCCAGCTTGCCGGAAGCGAAAGCGCGCGGCTACCGGGCGGGACGCTTTTCATTCAACGTCAAGGGCGGTCGGTGCGAAGCGTGCGAAGGGGATGGTCTCAAGCGGATTGAAATGGCTTTTCTCCCTGACGTGTATGTGCCGTGCGAGGTTTGTCGGGGGCGAAGGTACAATCGGGAAACCCTGCAGGTAAAGTACCACGGCCGCAACATTGCCGAAACGCTTGACTTGACCATTGAGGAAGCGCTGACGGTGTTTGCCGCGTGGCCGGCGATCACAAGGAAGCTGCAAACCTTAGTTGAGGTCGGTCTGGGGTATGTCACGCTTGGCCAGGCGGCGACCACATTGTCGGGCGGAGAAGCCCAGCGGTTGAAGTTAGCCTGCGAGCTGGCGCGGCGCGCCACCGGCCGAACACTGTACATTCTAGATGAGCCGACGACAGGACTGCACTTTGAGGATGTCCGGCGGCTGCTGGAGGTGCTGCACGCGCTGATTGACCAAGGCAATACAGTGATTGTCATTGAGCACCACACCGATGTGATGTGGGCGGCGGACTGGATTATTGACCTTGGCCCAGAAGGTGGGACGGAAGGCGGTCAGCTCGTGGGCGAGGGACCGCCGGAGACCATCGCGCGGCTGGCGACGGCGACCGGCGCTGCGCTGGCCGCCGCCGCGAAGGCGCCTGGGCTGGGGGGAAGGTGA
- a CDS encoding insulinase family protein, with product MKKAIPPTPTPDAAPHQASPYIPAHLTTPRRAPARRGRHQTKLPNGLSVIVEPMAHVRSVALSVWSRIGARHEPALLNGVSHFVEHMLFKGTERRTTRQIAVESDRLGGQVDAATMMEGVNYHIQTLDLYWSQALDLLADLVCAPRFDETEFQRERAVILEEMKMIADNPEELIFERFLANFFPNHALGRPIEGTPRTLRRLTPADLRRFHQFAYHPSQLVLSVAGHVNPDDLLEAARAYFGDAPQPPEYQEVEPYVGAPTFCLNHERDVEQAHLLLGLPAPPLLSPHRTASTLLTTLLGGGLSSRLFLRIREEAGLAYNIYADTMAYRDAGVLLIYAAVAPRHLKRTVQAIIREVAAIAQGDFTPEEVELAKAQHLTNLHLGHDAAGVRANQNGYQEITFGQIFSNKTLEREIKAVTHADLQHLAQATFAGRTFSGLALGPLGRFGLQPDWLHIPRHVSRSTVHVTAELPDHKLPDAVHYSC from the coding sequence GTGAAGAAAGCCATCCCACCCACCCCAACCCCAGACGCTGCGCCGCATCAGGCTTCACCTTACATCCCCGCCCACCTGACGACACCGCGCCGTGCGCCGGCGCGGCGCGGCCGTCACCAGACAAAGCTGCCGAATGGCCTCAGCGTCATCGTCGAGCCGATGGCGCATGTGCGCTCCGTGGCGCTTTCCGTCTGGAGCCGCATCGGCGCACGTCACGAACCAGCGCTGCTCAACGGTGTCAGCCACTTCGTCGAGCACATGCTCTTCAAGGGGACGGAACGCCGCACTACCCGCCAGATCGCCGTCGAGAGCGACCGCTTGGGCGGACAGGTTGACGCCGCTACGATGATGGAAGGCGTCAACTACCACATCCAAACGCTGGACCTGTACTGGTCGCAGGCGCTTGACTTACTGGCCGACCTGGTGTGCGCGCCACGCTTTGACGAAACGGAGTTTCAGCGGGAACGCGCCGTCATTCTCGAAGAAATGAAGATGATCGCCGACAACCCCGAAGAACTCATCTTCGAGCGGTTTTTGGCCAACTTCTTCCCCAACCACGCCCTAGGGCGACCGATTGAAGGCACGCCGCGCACCCTGCGTCGCCTCACACCGGCCGACCTGCGCCGGTTTCACCAATTCGCCTACCATCCCAGCCAGCTGGTGCTGTCGGTCGCCGGACACGTCAACCCCGACGACCTCCTAGAAGCCGCCCGCGCCTACTTCGGAGATGCGCCGCAACCACCTGAATATCAAGAAGTTGAGCCTTATGTCGGCGCGCCGACATTCTGCCTCAACCACGAACGCGACGTTGAACAGGCCCACCTGCTGCTCGGCCTGCCCGCCCCCCCTCTCCTATCGCCGCACCGGACGGCGTCCACCCTGCTGACGACGCTGCTCGGCGGCGGCCTCAGTTCACGGCTCTTCCTACGCATCCGTGAAGAAGCCGGCCTCGCCTACAACATCTACGCTGACACCATGGCGTACCGCGACGCGGGCGTCCTGCTCATCTACGCCGCCGTCGCTCCCCGTCACCTCAAGCGCACCGTGCAGGCCATCATCCGCGAAGTCGCCGCTATCGCCCAAGGCGACTTCACCCCCGAAGAGGTCGAACTAGCTAAGGCGCAACACCTGACCAACCTCCACCTCGGCCATGACGCCGCCGGCGTTCGTGCCAACCAGAATGGTTACCAGGAAATTACCTTCGGACAAATCTTTAGCAACAAAACTCTAGAGCGGGAGATTAAGGCTGTGACTCACGCCGACCTGCAACACTTGGCGCAGGCAACCTTCGCCGGCCGCACCTTCTCCGGCCTCGCCCTCGGCCCCCTAGGGCGCTTCGGCCTGCAACCCGACTGGCTCCACATCCCGCGCCATGTTTCACGTTCAACGGTTCATGTAACAGCTGAACTCCCAGATCATAAATTACCAGATGCGGTTCACTATTCTTGCTAG